In Gossypium hirsutum isolate 1008001.06 chromosome D06, Gossypium_hirsutum_v2.1, whole genome shotgun sequence, one genomic interval encodes:
- the LOC121218591 gene encoding uncharacterized protein isoform X2, protein MTSVEGNTAEPRKTSNPAANTAKIQSSSSSFRRWGRKYPFIRYGLPMISLTVFGAVGLGHLLQGSKDIAKVKDDQEWEIIETRKALSRTGPIDAYKPKKISLEEELKALQQKVDINNYDYKRIPKPNEGNSG, encoded by the exons ATGACATCTGTTGAGGGAAATACGGCTGAGCCTCGGAAAACTAGTAATCCAGCTGCTAACACTGCTAAGATTCAGAGTTCATCATCATCATTCCGAAGGTGGGGTAGGAAGTATCCTTTTATCAGATATGGGCTTCCAATGATTTCGTTGACTGTGTTTGGGGCAGTCGGCCTTGGTCACCTCTTGCAGGGCAG CAAGGATATAGCAAAGGTGAAAGATGATCAAGAATGGGAAATTATCGAGACGAGGAAAGCATTATCAAGAACAGGACCCATTGATGCATATAAGCCAAAAAAGATTTCATTAGAGGAAGAATTAAAG GCTTTGCAACAGAAGGTTGATATAAACAACTATGATTACAAAAGAATTCCGAAGCCAAATGAAGGCAACTCAGGCTAG